TGCTATTAAGTTCGGAGACATCAGTCCTCTGTTTTAATAGCGCTAAAGCTCAATCAAATATCCGTCAGGGTCCTTCACATAGGCGTAAGGGTGGCCGGGCTGGTGCTCGCCTCGCTGGACAAGTTTGCCGCCTGCTTTTACCACATCCGCCACCGCTTCGTCCAATTTTGATTTGTCCTTCAGCCCAAAACCAAAATGCCCCACGCCCCCAGGCCCTACCGCTTCCCCCTTCTCTGCCTGCCTCAGCGTAATAAGATCTGAACCGCCCGGCGTGCTCAAAAAGACCATGCTAGGGCCGTCCCAAAACTGCTCCTTCAGGCCAAAGGCTCGCTCATAGAACTTGATGGAGCGCTTCAGGTCTTCAACCGCTATGTGTATATGGCTCAGTCCCTTATATTGCGCCATGTACTACCTCACTTCTTCATCTGCTTCCTATACGCCTCCACCACCTCCCCACCCGTCGCCGACCACACCCCGCCCCGCGCCGTCATGTGCGCCAGCGCCTCCTCCAGACAGCCGATTCGATACGGCTGTCCGATAACCCACGGGTGCAGGTTCAGCGCCAGCAGCCGGCCGCTTTCGGCCCCATCCGCGTACATCTTTTCGAAGGCTTCCTTCAGCATCTGGCTGTACCGCGACGCCGGTATCTTCCGATACCACAGCGCCTGGAGGTCGTCTAGCTCCAGCATCAGCGGCAGGCTGTACATCTCGCCCTTCGATGTGGTCATGGGGTAAGGCTGCTCGTCGTTGGGCCAGTCGCAGACGTATCGAATCCCCGCCTCGGCCAGAAGCTGCGGCGTCCGAGTGGACTCGCCGTACTCCGGGCTGAACCACCCCTGCGGCTTCTTCCCCGTGGCCTCAGCGATGGCATCGATGGACTCTTTTATGTAAGCCCGCTCCTGCGCCGCCGTCATCTTGGACGTAATCATCCTGCTGGCCGCGACGCCGTGGGCGATGATTTCGCATCCTCGCTGTAAACAATGCTCCACCAGGAAGGGGTAGTGCTGCGCCGTCATGGCGTCCATGGCCACGGTGGCCTTGATACCCCGCTCCTCCAACGCGTCCAGCACCCGGAAAATGCCTATCCGATGCCCGTAGTCCCGGTGTCCATATCGAGCGTAGTCCGGCCAGGGGCGGGGCGTCAGTCCCCCCGCCATGTTCGGCGCTTCGTAGGCTCCCGACGGCGTCTTCCAGTCCATGTGCTCCAGGTTCACCACCACGCACAGCGCCAGTCTCGACTTGTTGGGCCACCGCAGCGCCTTCCGCTCCGGCAGCGTCGACCATTTGTGGTGCGGGTGGTCCAGCCCGTACTTTCGATTAGCGGGCATGGCGGCCCCCCTTTCTGGCCCCGGCCCTGGGCCTGCTCTGAGCCTGTCGAGCGGGCTCACCATCGCCGTACCTGGCCGCCCGGTTCACGAACTCATCGTAATAATTCTCGATGAAATGCTCGGCGATTTCGTCGGCAGTGCATTGCCACACGCCGTCGTGGGACATGATGTAATCGAAGGTCTCCTCCAGGTATTTCACACGATGCGGCTGGCCGATGAGGAAGGGGTGCAAGGGTATGCACAACACCATGCCGCCGTAGCGGTCCGCGTCTTTGTACAACCGGTCGAATTGGTCTTTGCACGTCTGGACAAAGTACTCGCCCTCGTAGTGGTTAGTGAAGATGATGTGATCGTTCAGCTCCACCGAGTACGGCACCGACACCAGCTTGCCCTTCTTCACCTTCAGCGGCACCGGCTGGTCGTCATGCATCCAGTCCGTGTAGTAGATAAGCCCAGCTTCCGCCATTAGGTCCGGCGTGTGCTCCGACCCCGATATCGCTGGACTGAGCATGCCTTTCAACTGCTTCCCCGTGTGCTTCTTCAGCGTGCGAATGTTGTCCTTGTAAAACTCCCGCTCCTCCGCCACCGAGGTGTGGGTGCCTATGTATCGGGTGTTATAGATGCCATGGGACATGAAGTCCCAGTTCCGCTCCACCATCGCTTTCCCCACCTCGGGGAAGTGTTCCAGCACGGCCATATTCAGCGAAACGGTGCATCGGATCTTGTACTTATCCATAGGCTCCAGCATCCGCCAGAACCCCACCCTGTTCCCGTAGTCTCGGTAGGCGTACTGCTGCACGTCCGGGTGCGGCGTCCTGGGCCACGGGTTCCGCGCCGACACCAGGTCCACCGTGTACTCGTAGTGCTCCACGTTAGGCACCACCCAGAAGGCTATCTTCGCCTTCTTCGGCCACTCTATGTGCGGCCTATCCACGATAGGCAGATAATCATACATATTCGGCGGCAGCGTCATGACAACCTCCCCAATTTGTCATTCTGAGACGCAGTCGAAGAATCTAATCGCCGTGTCTGCTGTCACGTCTCGCCCTGGCTTTAATTCTTCAAATGCTTCTTTAGCTTCCTCGCGTACTCCTCCAGCTCCTTAAACCCCTCCTTCCTCCCCGTCGGCGGCTCCAGGCGCACCACCATCCGCTTCGCCCCCGCCTTCTCGAACTCCTCCGTCTGGCCGATGTCCAACCCCGGCCCGAAGGCCGTAATCTCCACCGTCGACGGGTTCCTGCCTATCGCCTTGCACTCCCTCTCTATCTCCGCCTTCCCATCCCTAATCATCTCCGGCGTGGCGTGGGAAGGCATCCACCCGTCGCACAGGGCCGCGACGCGCTTAAACACGTTCTTGGCCGTGCCTCCCATAATCATGGGCGGGTGCGGACGAGAGAAGGGCTTGGGGTACATCCTTACAGGCGGGAAGTTGTAGTACTTGCCGTGGAACTCCGCCGCCTCCTTGGTCCACAGCTCCTTCAGCACCAGGATGCACTCGCGAGTCTGTGCCCATCGATGCTCCCAGTCCACCTTCATAATCTCTCCTTCCTCCTGAAGCCAACCCGTGCCCATCCCGAACAGAAACCGCCCCCGAGAGAAGTAGTCCAGCGTCGATATTCTCTTCGCCAGTACCAGCGGGTTGTGTTCCGGCACCAACGAAATGCTGGTTCCAAGCAAAACGTGCTTCGTTACCGCAGACGCCCTCGCCAGCCCCACGTACGGGTCCATAAACTCTTCCATAATCGACGGTATCTTCCCGTCCGACGCCCCGTAGTACGCCGACTTGGGCTGCACAGGATACAGAATGTGCTCCGGCAGCCAGAAGGACTCGAACCCCAATTCCTCAACCCGCCGTGCGACATCGGCAACGTCGAGGTCTGGTTTGAACGTTGTGACATTGACGCCAAATTTCATAGCCAGCCTCCTTTCGGAGATGGCCCAAATGTTAGCAATAATTCTGTGCAATGGCTATGCTTGATGCCATCTTGCGCAAAACCCCTCTAAGCGAGGACTCTATGCCAAACGATTTTCGACTCGACGGCCACGTCGCCATCGTCACCGGCGCGGCCCAGGGCATCGGAAAGGGCATCGCCCTGGTGCTGGCCGAGGCTGGCGCCTCCATCGTCATCGGCGACCTCCAGGACGCCAAGGGCACCGTCAAAGAGATAACCTCCGTCGGCGGCAAGGCCGTCAGCACAGTCATGGACGTCAGCCGCTCCCGCGACGCCGACGCCCTGGTGGCCCTAGCCATGAAAGAGTTTGGCCGCCTCGACATCCTGGTCAACAACGCGGGTATCGACGCCCCCGTGGGCAATTCCTGGGACCTCCCCGATTCCGAGTGGCAGCGCGTCATTGACGTCAACCTCAACGGCGCCTTCTACTGCTCCCGCGCCGCTCTCAAGCCTATGCTGGCAGCGGGACATGGCGGCATCGTCAACATAAGCTCCCAGGCCGCGCGAGTCGCCGGCAGCAAAAGGGGCTCGCCGGCCTACAACGCCTCCAAGGCCGGGCTCCTGGGCCTGACGGTAGCCATGTCCGCCCAGGTGGCAGATCGGGGCGTCCGGGTCAACGCCATCATGCCCGCCCTTATCGAATCGCGCGACTTCGGCTGGACGCCTGAAGAGCGGGCGACGCGCATCGCCGAATACCCCCTGGGCATCGGCTCCATTCGAGATGTTGGACAAGCCGTGCTTTATCTAGCCAGCCCCGCCGCGCGCTGGGTCTCCGGCACCGCCCTCCACGTCACCGGCGGATACCAGCGCCCCGGCCCCTGGTATTAGGCGAATACTGGGACTCTTGTTACCTTTAGATATTCCGTTTTAGACGTTTCTAAAACACTTGACTTTTCCACGCCTGTGAGTGTAGCTTTGCCCTGGTTACAAACGGGTTCGCTCGAAACCCGTGCCAAGCCATGAATCTTTAAAAAGGAGGCAAACATGGCAACTCACGAGTCTGATGGCGGCGGTGGGCGTGTAAAAGGGGGAATGGACCAGATGCAGTGGCTGGCGAGCGTCGCGGCCGCCATCTCTTTCATCGCGGGCTACGTCCTATCGGTCATTGCGGGCATAGCCAATGATGATATTAGCGGCAGCGTCTCCCTGGCTCTAGTGATTATGGGTCTCCTGGTAGGCCTCTTCAACATCACCGGCAAAGAGATCATCCCCTACCTGGTCGCGGCCATAGCCTTAGTCCTTGTCGGCACCGCCGACCCCTTCACCACCCTAAATGACGTCGCAGGCGGCTTTGGCGACCACCTCAACCTCATCGTCAGCTACATGGCCATATTCACCGCTCCGGCGGCGGTTATCCAGGCCATCAAAGCCGGCATCATCCTGGCCCGCCCCGGCGACGACCACCAGGCTAAAGCCTAAAAACCGCGGCCCTGGACGTCAGGTCTAAAGCCGAAAAATGTAAGCGGGCGGTCCGCCTGAGGCGGACCGCCCGCTTACATTTTGACCCGTTGCTATCGCTGTAAGTCGTCTATTGGCCTGGCGCTTCTACGCTTTTTGCGAAGCCGCCGCAGCCCGCGCCCGCCGGGGCCGCAAGAAGCGGAACGCCCTGCCCACCTCTCCTTGCTCCCATAGCACCAGGAACTGGCTGGCGATGAATATGGCGCTGTATGTGCCCGCCACCAGGCCGATGAGGAACACCAGCAAGAACTCCCTCAGGGTCGAACCGGTAAAGACCATGATAGCCACCAGGGCAACGAGCGTGGTCATGCTGCTGCCCATGGTCCTGCCCACCGATTCAAGAATGCTTATGTTTACGGTCTCGGCAAAGGGACGGTTCACGTCCCTGGCTACGTTCTCCCTGATCCGATCGAATATCACTATGGTGTTGTTCACGCTGTAGCCCACCACTGCCAGCACTCCCACCACGAACATGGCGTTAACCTCGGTATCCATCACCTTCCCCAATATGGAGAAGACCCCCAGGATTACCAGCACGTCATGGATTACCGCCAGTATTGCTGCTATCCCGTAGCGATAGGACCCCGGCACGTTGCGGAAGGCCCACCAGATAAAGAACAGGATGGCTATGGTGGACAGGACAACGGCAATGATAGCGTTCCGCACAGTGGCTCCGGCCACCTCCGCCGATACTGTGTCGATGCTGGAGAACGTGCCCTTATCGCCGAGCCTTGCTTGAAAGGCCTCTTCTATCCTCTGTCGGTCGCCTTCCCTCAGCTCCTTGGTCCGGACAAAGACCTCGTTGAAGTCAATTTGCTGGACCCGCGCATTTTCATGACCTGCCGTCCCCAGGGCGCCCCGCACGTCCTCCACTGCCACCTCCGCTGGAAAGGTGACATCGAAGGCCGAACCGCTGGAAAAGTCTATACCTGCCTTCAGCGGCGGAGGTATCAACAACGATACGATGCCCGGCACTATGACCAGCGCGGACAGCAGAAAGTACCAGCCTCGCTTGCCGACTATATCCACGTTTATCTCTCTCCCCCCTGAGCGGGTACGGGGACTGCGGATGGCCGCTCCAGGCTCTCAGGTGTGAATAAATTGAGCTTGCGTCCCACCGGCGTGAACACCATCAGGTTCATGAAGTTCCTGGTGATAGTAATAGCCGTGAACATGCTAAGGGCAGTGCCTATACCCAGTGTGATGGCGAACCCTGTAATCTTTGGCTCGCCTAGCTCGCGGCCAAAGAAGAACAGAATGGCGGAGCTTATAAAGGTGGCTATGTTGCCGTCTCGAATGGCCGGCCACCCCCTCCTGAACCCTATCTCCATGGCCGACAGCAGGCTGCGTCCCGCCCGCAGCTCCTCCTTCAGCCGCTCAAATATCACTATATTCGCGTCCACCGCCATGCCTATCGACAGTATGATGCCGGCGATTCCTGAAAGGGTCAGCGTTATCGGCACCGTCTTGAAGATAGCCAGCGCCATAATGACGTAGACCACCAGCGCTGCTGACGCCATAAGTCCTGCCATACGGTAGTAGACAATCATGTATATCGCTACCAACAACAGGCCTAGTACCCCCGCCTCCAGGCTGGCCTTGAGAGTCTCGTCGCCCAAAATGGACTCTACCGTCGTCTCCCTCACCA
This sequence is a window from SAR202 cluster bacterium. Protein-coding genes within it:
- a CDS encoding polysaccharide deacetylase — encoded protein: MTLPPNMYDYLPIVDRPHIEWPKKAKIAFWVVPNVEHYEYTVDLVSARNPWPRTPHPDVQQYAYRDYGNRVGFWRMLEPMDKYKIRCTVSLNMAVLEHFPEVGKAMVERNWDFMSHGIYNTRYIGTHTSVAEEREFYKDNIRTLKKHTGKQLKGMLSPAISGSEHTPDLMAEAGLIYYTDWMHDDQPVPLKVKKGKLVSVPYSVELNDHIIFTNHYEGEYFVQTCKDQFDRLYKDADRYGGMVLCIPLHPFLIGQPHRVKYLEETFDYIMSHDGVWQCTADEIAEHFIENYYDEFVNRAARYGDGEPARQAQSRPRAGARKGGRHAR
- a CDS encoding VOC family protein, producing MAQYKGLSHIHIAVEDLKRSIKFYERAFGLKEQFWDGPSMVFLSTPGGSDLITLRQAEKGEAVGPGGVGHFGFGLKDKSKLDEAVADVVKAGGKLVQRGEHQPGHPYAYVKDPDGYLIEL
- a CDS encoding SDR family oxidoreductase, whose translation is MAMLDAILRKTPLSEDSMPNDFRLDGHVAIVTGAAQGIGKGIALVLAEAGASIVIGDLQDAKGTVKEITSVGGKAVSTVMDVSRSRDADALVALAMKEFGRLDILVNNAGIDAPVGNSWDLPDSEWQRVIDVNLNGAFYCSRAALKPMLAAGHGGIVNISSQAARVAGSKRGSPAYNASKAGLLGLTVAMSAQVADRGVRVNAIMPALIESRDFGWTPEERATRIAEYPLGIGSIRDVGQAVLYLASPAARWVSGTALHVTGGYQRPGPWY
- a CDS encoding LLM class F420-dependent oxidoreductase, with translation MKFGVNVTTFKPDLDVADVARRVEELGFESFWLPEHILYPVQPKSAYYGASDGKIPSIMEEFMDPYVGLARASAVTKHVLLGTSISLVPEHNPLVLAKRISTLDYFSRGRFLFGMGTGWLQEEGEIMKVDWEHRWAQTRECILVLKELWTKEAAEFHGKYYNFPPVRMYPKPFSRPHPPMIMGGTAKNVFKRVAALCDGWMPSHATPEMIRDGKAEIERECKAIGRNPSTVEITAFGPGLDIGQTEEFEKAGAKRMVVRLEPPTGRKEGFKELEEYARKLKKHLKN
- the secF gene encoding protein translocase subunit SecF, whose amino-acid sequence is MRSPRTRSGGREINVDIVGKRGWYFLLSALVIVPGIVSLLIPPPLKAGIDFSSGSAFDVTFPAEVAVEDVRGALGTAGHENARVQQIDFNEVFVRTKELREGDRQRIEEAFQARLGDKGTFSSIDTVSAEVAGATVRNAIIAVVLSTIAILFFIWWAFRNVPGSYRYGIAAILAVIHDVLVILGVFSILGKVMDTEVNAMFVVGVLAVVGYSVNNTIVIFDRIRENVARDVNRPFAETVNISILESVGRTMGSSMTTLVALVAIMVFTGSTLREFLLVFLIGLVAGTYSAIFIASQFLVLWEQGEVGRAFRFLRPRRARAAAASQKA